DNA from Eucalyptus grandis isolate ANBG69807.140 chromosome 5, ASM1654582v1, whole genome shotgun sequence:
ATAACGTGGTATATCAGCTTTCCTCAAGAGAGTCAGGAGGGTCCCTTTCTGGGTTTCGACGGGCCTCCCATCGGGACTAGGGAGTGGGAAGCAACGCATCCCATGGATCTCGACACCCCTGATGGTGTCGTGGTGGATCCAAAGCCTATGGATGAGGAGTCTAGTACCTAGATGGCTTAGtagctcttctttttggagttaGGTTCTTGTTTATAGACTAGTTATGTATATAAACTCGatgtgtttataaagtgtggtttTTGTGAATTGactatcctgcttttctatcacatgtttgTTTATTATCTGgagattatttattttgtttccgcttgtgcaataaaatgaatgagtcagCGACGCGTCGTAAGAACGTCGTAATTTGATCGATCACCGGGGGATGTGTacacgctcgaggttcggggcgtgacaaaaagTGTATGTCAACCATTCACAGTTTTTACATCTTAGCAATACAGAGAGCAGCAATGTCTAAGTCCAGATCAGATTTGGATCATCCTCtcctttttcacattttgttttttaaatgaaaggatATGCTACTCTTGTCATTCCTATAATTCACATGACTGTTATCCTATAAATGGGCAACACAAGTAAccaaattttctccttttcctggAAAAACATGTTATTAAACTTGAATGtcatttcgacccaaaaaaaaaaaaactttagtgtcatatttgtcattttcatttgtCAGAATTCTATCGTTCTCGAATGCCTCTTTTATGCTTGGTTTTATTTTTGCTATACCTTGTATAGTTATTTACTTACATTAGCCATTACCTTTTATGGTTAATTGACACAACAAATTTACACCCTGACCTTACCTTATACCGTTTGCATGCTCTTTTTGGTCTTTCCCTGGACAATGATCGAGTCAATCCCGTTAACGTAATAAAACAAAGCATGTTTGGAAGAATCGAATGTAAGCAAttcatttaaattgatttacctAGAATAGAAACAAATATCCGATTCTACTCAATAGAATGGGCTTATCATTAAATGGATATATTAGTATGAAACCTATTTATTTTGGTTTATGAAATTAAGGACTTTCTGGATTTTGTAGATTTTGTTGATATGATTGACCAAATCTAACCTCATTTGGACCTAATATGTAATACTAATAACAAACAGGTGGCTTCCGTGTTTTAGTCAGCAATTGGAGATAAGAACCAACGTGTTAATAGGTAAGTTAGATTAAATTGTCTGCTCATTAGCATTGGTCCGCATGgataactttcttttcttggattaaTAGCAATTTTGTCCGaacgaagaaggaaaataaaatcttaaacaaaaagTGAATCCAGAAAGCTGTTGAATAGCAAGACTACCCCTCATAGAGGCAAGCCAGCAGTATAAAATCTCGCCTTCTGCCAGTACTTTGGCCACACCCAACTCTTTCACTCACTATCTAGTGTCTATGCTCTAAAGAGTACTCTGGTCCAAAGCATCAAACCAAGTTCTTCATACTTACAGGTTTGCCACCCCTATTGTTCTTCTTGGTTAATTGTGATGGGCTCATGAAGTTATGTGTGAAGAATGATGAAAAAACGAATATGTATTCACATGATGTGAAACAATTTGTCAATCCTTCTTAATAACTCGTACAGCGGAAGTTCTTTGAACATGTAGTGCtcaacaatttcatttctttcatttgtcaaACAAACTTTTGCTGTGATTGTTGAGTCCGAGAGATTATAGGTGTTCTTGCTGATGTCCTGCTCCTTGACTGACGCCATATTGTACTGCAGTCTGATTGAAAATGGCTCAACCGGTGAATGCTGCTGCGCCATCCACTGCTGCTCCTGCATGTGAAGGCATGATGACTGATGACCAGCGCTTCCTCCTGACCGTCATTTTTGGAACATACTTTGGGCCCCAACTCAAAGGTGAAAGGTCACCCTACAAGTCGGCGATGCAGAGGGTACGTGAGAGATTGCCACGGTATACTCATGATCAGCTGGCTGGGTCCCAGATGATGGTGGTGCAAATGATACATACGTATTATCACATACTTAGGAAGGCTGATAAATCGGTCGTGCTGGCCCTGTCATTTTTGCTCAAGTTCCTCCATGACACACTTCCAGCCAAAGTGCTTGGTCCTACTAGCAATTACCCTCGGTTCATCGACCTATTTCCAATTGACCTGCACCTTTGGTCTTTTGTCGAGGGGCGGTTTATGGCGATAGACAATGTCGTCTTCATCGATAACCCGAGCACCTCTTTCCTCAGGGAAGAGGTAGTTGCAAGGTTCAAGAGTTTGACTGGGCTGCAGGAGTTCATTCTTGATAAAGACGTGGCCATAATACCTGCTTATGTCACCGACAAATCGTTTTATGAAGTGGTAGCGAGGGACGCGCATTCAGAGGAACAGTCTCATTTTTTCATGCCTTCTGGTGGTTCTCACCGAAGAAGATGCAAGAGTAATGTGGCTCTAGATGTAAAGCCTCTTCGAATGGTTCCACACGAAGGCTCACCCTCCTCCACGTCGGCAAGGTCCTCTAGAGTACGCGACACCTACTTCAAGGCTCAACTTGATCCTAAGGTGGTGTTTTCTCCACTCAGTACGACGGAGGTGCAATATCATGGTGCTGCAGCCGCCTGTAATGCCGGAGTCGGAGTGGCTGGGAATGCGGAAGCACAAAGGCTGTTCCGAAGTCCTTATTCCTCTTGTCTCGAcaattccttcttgaatcttttcccgagtaaaatgacaatcaacttctatatgttttgtCCTCTCATGTAGTACGGGATTTGCTTTGCAAGCTTGAGTGCtgaatcattatcacaaaagaGTAAAGTTGGTCCTTTTTAACAGAGCTCCGAGATCCAAAAGTAGACCCCTTAACCAGACTATTTCACATACAAATCTTGGCCATAGACCGATATTCAGCTTCAGCCGATGATAAAGATACGTGGAAGacttgtttctttgtcttccacgAGAGTAATGATTCTCCAAACTTGATGCGTAAAACCCAGTAATAGACCTTCTACTCATTGGGCATGTGGCATAATCTGCATCGCAATAagctgtcatttccatgttacACTTTCGGGAAAGAAGTATTCCCAAACCTGGACAAGTCTTCAAGTATCTCACAATATTCAGggctgcattcatgtgagattgtTTCGGACTGTGCATAAACTGACTAAGAGTCTGTACTGCATAACAAATATCCGGCCTAGTCATTGTGAGATATATCAATTTCCCTACTAGTCTCTGATATCCTGAGGGATCTTGCAACAGAGGATCATCAGAAGAAGAGGATATGCCGGTGTCATAGTCGATGAGGTCGGTTTAGCATTTTGCTCAATAGGAATGATCGATGGTCTACAACCCGATAAACCATACGTTCGATAATCTCCATCACAAATTTCCGTTGACTTAATGAGATGCCTTGATCTGAGCGAGCTAtttcaatcccaagaaaatacttaggcGACCCTAAGTCTTTGATATGAAAGGTCGAATGCAGATACTCTTTAAGTTTTCTAACAGAATAATCATTCCCCATAATCgggatatcatcaacatagatcatCAAGTAAATGGATGACATACCTTTGTCCGGTGAATAAGGCATAGTCATACTTGGATTGCTTGAACCCAGCAGCCAAGAGTGCACTTGTGAATTTAGCATACCACCATCGGGAGGCTTGTTTCAAACCATAAAGAGATttacggagacgacataccttcGACTCCCCCGTCTCCGTAATCCGGTGGAAGCTCCATATATTTTCTTCATCCGAGATCACCATGTAAGAAAgcattatggacatccatttggtgtaatgGCCAATCACGAAGAGCAGCAATAGACAAAAGTACGAACCGTCACATCCTTTGCTACGGGCGAAAAggtttcatgataatcaaaaccttctcgtTGGGTGAAGCCTTTTGCCACTAATCGTGCTTTGTATCTTTCCTGACGAACCATCTgctctatattttattttatatacccatttgcatccaataggTTTGCGATGAGCAGGAATAGAGACAACATCCCAAGTGTGATTGTCAATCAATGCATGTAATTCAGAttccatggccttttgccaACGAGGATCATCTTTGGCTTCATTATAACTAGAAGGTTCTTGACTTTCGGAAATACGACTTATGCAACATAGATGGTCTGCCGACAATCTATCAAAGGAGACATAAGAAGAGATGGGGTATCGAGTACTTTGATAAATGTGAAGAACCGCATATAATCCTTTGTCCAAGTTGGTGGACGAGTGATTCGATGAACGCCTCTGTGGCTCCTGCGGTGTGGTGGATACTGCCTCGGTAGTGGTTGTTTAAGTATCCTCTAACTATGCTGGTTCTTCATGTAATGATTCTTCTATATATGGCTGCTCAATGAAATTGTCAGCAGGACTTACAAGAGGTGTTGTAGGCAAGACATCAACTTCTCTTGGAGCAGGAGGGATAATAAATTTTCCGCCCCGGAGGAATCTTCCTCGATAGGAATTGGCGATTTGTGTTGTCTTCTTCTGGTAAAGATGttaatgaaaagggaaaaacatcttcatgaaaaacaaCATCCCGCCGATAAAGAAATTTCCTGTTGATGGTGCATAAAGCCTATATCCCTTTTGCAAAGTAGGATAACCCATGAAAATGCATTGAGTAGCTCGTGGCGCCATTTTATCTCTATGCCCCACTGTAGTGACATAGCACAGACATCCAAAAACTCTGAGATGAGATAAATCCGGCTTTCTCCCATATAATAATTCAAAGGGTGTCTTTCCCTTTAAGATGCGTGATGGCATACGATTGATCAGGTATGCTGCAGTAATTACGCAATCTCCCCAAAATTTTTCAGGAATAGATCCTTGAAATTTAATTGCACGTGCCACTTCTAAAAGATGGCGATGTTTTCTctcaacaactccattctgttggGGTGTGTAAACACAAGAGCTCTCATGCAATATCCCATGCATAGTGAATAAGGAATTACatttagtattaaaaaattcttttccattatcAGTACGTATCCTACGGATTGGTTTTTGGAATTGAGTTTTGGATTAGGAAAGGAATGTCTTTAAATGAGAAAAGACTTGGTTTTTTGATTGCATAAGGAAAATCCATGTAGCACGAGAATAGTCATCCACAATGGTGAGGAAGAACCTAGAGCCATCATGATTTGAAGTATGATAAGGCCCCCAAACATCAGCGTgaataagagagaaaatatccGCTGCTCGAGAATTGCTATTCTGAAAAGAAGCACGTGTTTGCTTTGCCATGGGACAGATAGGACATTTGGGATATGGAAATAATGCACTATGACCCAAACGTTTATGATTAAGGAAATTAATGCCATTGGCAGTATTATTACATAGATATTTATTGAATTGAACAGGAGATGACTCAAAAAAATGtggaaaatccaaccaaaaatatAAGCCATGGCTgactctacccaagcccatcggtGTGCCAGTCGAACGGGCCTGAAAGAAACATTTATCAGAATGGAAAAGAATATTGCATGAATTTTCTTCACGAGCTCGAGCAACGAGATCGATTGAAATGGAAATCGGGTACGTAAAGCACGTTTTTAATAGTAACAAGAGAGCTAAGCTTTTACGGTCCCGGGTCATTGTGACTTTGGTGGTATGACCATTTGGAAGTTGTACTGAtataggaaaagataattttgTAATATCTGAAAGTAAATTTCTATCACAGACTATGTGATCACTAGCACCTGAATCGATAATCCATGCATTCTTTGAAATcgaattcatcaaacaataagATGTACCTGTGAAACTGCCTCCACTATCCGAGggatccaatttcttcaaagttTCCATCAGCTCGTGATATTGTTCATGggtaattgattttcccatGTGCTGGCCTGTTACCTGAAAAACTGAGGaaaatttccccttttctttttctcctggctttccatgtaatttccagcaattcTCAATTGTATGGTGCGGGCGCTTACAATAATCACAGTACATCTTACCTCTTCCTTTCGGcccattattttttgaatttagatTGGGCCTAAATGTTTGGGCCGAAATAGGCCCATATGGACCGTCGGATCCTCCAAGAAGTGGGCGCGCATGCCATCCAGCCCATTCATGCCAGTAGATCGGTAGCCGTCCGATCCGATTAGGTAAGTGCTACGGGAGCCGTCGATGGAGCGGGGCGTGAGCCATCGGATGAAGCGGAGATGATCCCACGCGACTGTCCGATCCTCGTCGCCCCGGATTGAGCGCAAACCGCCGGATTGGTAGTGGAATTGATCTCCACCGTCCGCGCCTCTCTTTATAAGGGCCTCAGGGTTTTCGCCTCAACGAACGAACCTAGTTCCGCCTCTCTCCTCCAGAACCTCTCGTGTCGCACGAAAATGGGTCTGCGGCCAGTGCACTTCCATCTCCTCCTTTGCCATGGTCCGCCGATCTCTGTTGGCTCTCCTCCTGTATGGCGAGTTGATAAATCCGGCCGAGACTTGGTAGAGGCTCCATGGTGAGTATATGAGATTGGAAAGACATGTAAGTTTCGTTGAGGATGAGGAGAAATCTTGttgctttctccctttctcgcATCTGCTTGTATTGTTGTTGAATGTTATCGGGCCAATCGAATTTTCGTGAGGCTTAGAGGATCCACCACCTGGCGTGTGAACCTTGCGGAGTCTGAAGACTGTTACCTGTTCCAGGTGTCACTTCCAGGGGTCAGAAGAGATCAAAGTAAGTTTCTGATGGTCTGAGAAAAACCTCAGTATTATAGGTCAAAAAAGCTAATTATTAACTTTTGAGCGTTCTCCATTTTGCGGATTTTCATTCTAATAAAGAATATCTCTGAAACTTCCTTTCGGATTCTGCAGCATTTGGTTGGGAAGTTGACATGAGCGGCGAGGTCTTAATTGAAGGAGAGACTGCCACGAGTGGGCAGGTGGTTGAGAGCAGAACAGGAAACCTCTGTCCATCCGGACACTTCTCTCTGTGTTTTCAGCTGCCCAGTCGAGTCGATCCCAGACTGTCCAACTGCAACTTTGGCTCAGATGGGATCTTCGAAGGAGTTGTGAAGAAGCTGATCGACAATTGATGACTCTTTCGCAGATCAGAATTTGTAAAATTAATGTCGGAATTTACTGAAACTCAATTAGACCTAAATCATGTATGCTTCAGCAGCTCAGACTTAGTAAACAAGTCATTCGGAATTTACCGAAACTCAATTAGACACAAATCATGTCCTATGTTTGCTCTTCCTGTAATTTTTTCAGATGCAGATATAATGCAGACAAAAATTGGAATATAATTGCTCTTAATTGCTTCCTTCTGAATTTCTACACGAACTACATTTGATTCTTAATTTGGCTATGAATGATAGTATTGAAGGAGCTGATTCATCttttacggaaaatattttcttgtacAAGTATTAAGCAAGATAAGCAAGGTAAAGAATATACCTCATGTGGACTCTTTATGGAATTCTCTCGCATGCCCTTCATCCATAGAATTGGGAATCTGATTTTTCTGTGAAGACCAAGGAACGTTGTATTTGGCCACTTCCAATAAAGCCAAGCTTCATCTGCAAAGGGCGCAACTAGCATATAAGACAAAATTGACTCCCATCGATCAAATAACTTCGATTCCTTCTCATCTGTGGCCACCCTCCTTGGCCACATCATTCTCCACCATTTGCAACTATGACAACATGTTGCCATTTTAGGATGTGTTGACCATTGAAAATGGTATCGCGTTCTCTGGGTATAGAACCCCAGTTAGAAAATGCCCACAACGATGAACCCCCATATGGCACCATTGGGAGAGGCATGATATCTAGAGTCACATTCCTTTTGCGTGGTCTCAGGGAACCACAAGGAGGCAAGAAAAAGACGATGCTGTCATCGAAATAGTTTTCTCATCCTACCACTGGAAATGACCCGTCATTAGTGCTGTAAATGGGTAGCCTTTGACTACATCCTTCTCCAGAATGAATCCTGAAGCCACATCCCATTCTTTAACCTTGCAAGTACCTTTGGCCTGAGGCAAGAGAAACTCGGTTACAGCTGAACGCAATGTATCAATATTCTCAAGTCTCTCTTTGACTAAATAACCAGGGTACAGGTCAGCAGGGAAGAGGTCAATGAAGCTGAGGGTAGTTGCTACCAGGATCAAGCATTTTGACTAGAAGAGGCGTCACTGAAGAACTTGAGCAACAAAGATGCAGTCAATACAACAGATTGACTGGCCTTACTGAGTATGTGATAATACGAGTGCATCATTTGCACCACCATCATCTGGAACCCGCCCAGCTGTTTAAGAGTGAATTGCAGCATTCCTCTCAACTAGTCTCTGCATTGCTGATTCGTGGGCCAGCCCTTCCCCTTTGAGATGTATCCAAAAGTATGTTCCAAGAATGATTGTCAAGAGAAGCATTTACGTCCCTGGCCACAACAAAGATCTAGGCGACAAAGAGATTTGGCTTGGCTTCTGTCTTGCCATACTAAAGCCTGAACCTTCTCTATATGAACTGCAGTTTATTGTCGGATTGATACCGTAATAAGAAGAGGTCCTTGAGTCACGCCCTTTCTCCAAAAGATTTATTACTAGATGACAGAGTTACTAAACAATAGGAAATAAGCCTTTGAGAAAGGGCAGGAACCTTGCCTGGACTCCAGTCATTATTGGAGATTCACCATCTTCCGTCGAGTTCCAAAAATGACATTCCATGCTCTTAGTCAAGAGCAAACCAATCATATAGCGACAAGACGACAACTATCCGAAGTTCCAGTCATTGAAACTTCGCTCAGGCCCTTAGAGATCGGACTTCCAGCTTCAGAGCTCAACTGTTGTTTTGTCGGTCAAGGCAAAGAATCGATTTTGGGGTTCAGCAGTATTCACTTGCTTCAACCATTTTGCAATCTGCACGAAGGCCGCATCGTGAGGAACAGGTCATAGCAATAAAAACGTAAGTTATGCAGATACATGAAATGCAAGAGCATCCTGAAATTCATGAAactaacaaaacaaaaatgatagTAAGCTATACTCTGCTACCATTTCTctcaatgaaagaaagaaaagaaaatcatgaaatcaattGTTCCCTAGCAGCAATTTTAGCTAGTTATGAAAAGCTAATTTGCATGATTTTCTGATTGAGttgtgaaatatttgatatgttcTGAAATGCAAATGTCATTTTTATAGTGGCGTAAGCTAAATTACTACATACAGCCTATAGAGCAGAGATAACAGCTTCCCTCTCCTTGGAAGGCTGAAACGTTCTTCGAGACCCGATATCCGAGAAG
Protein-coding regions in this window:
- the LOC120293700 gene encoding increased DNA methylation 3-like, encoding MAQPVNAAAPSTAAPACEGMMTDDQRFLLTVIFGTYFGPQLKGERSPYKSAMQRVRERLPRYTHDQLAGSQMMVVQMIHTYYHILRKADKSVVLALSFLLKFLHDTLPAKVLGPTSNYPRFIDLFPIDLHLWSFVEGRFMAIDNVVFIDNPSTSFLREEVVARFKSLTGLQEFILDKDVAIIPAYVTDKSFYEVVARDAHSEEQSHFFMPSGGSHRRRCKSNVALDVKPLRMVPHEGSPSSTSARSSRVRDTYFKAQLDPKVVFSPLSTTEVQYHGAAAACNAGVGVAGNAEAQRLFRTFGWEVDMSGEVLIEGETATSGQVVESRTGNLCPSGHFSLCFQLPSRVDPRLSNCNFGSDGIFEGVVKKLIDN